The following are encoded together in the Variovorax sp. PBS-H4 genome:
- a CDS encoding Bug family tripartite tricarboxylate transporter substrate binding protein, whose product MKKAIDQPTSRRRCALVAGLAAGALPSLAPLAAVAQGAAWPQRPIKLIVPQGPGGGVDIVARMLAPLLGEALGQPIVVDNRPGASTNIGAEYVARAAPDGYTVLFGINQTATMNPHIYPKLSFNALTDLVPVTQTSTVAYVLTVNNELPVKTLGELVEYARKNPGKLSYGSYGAGSAHHLLTEMLSGTAGIQMTQVPYKQPPVTDLISGNIQVLVDVSAVMLPYVKAGSVRGLAYTDAQRHPAFPNLPTLSETYPQLVMVGWHGVWVPKGTPQPIVDRLNSEFRRIVQLPEIRRKLADFSVQATGTSAAEFRDIIARDYQRWRTVIRDRNIRID is encoded by the coding sequence ATGAAGAAGGCAATCGATCAACCCACGAGCCGGCGCAGGTGCGCCCTGGTCGCCGGCCTGGCCGCCGGCGCACTGCCGTCGCTCGCGCCGCTGGCAGCAGTCGCGCAAGGCGCCGCGTGGCCGCAGCGCCCCATCAAGCTGATCGTTCCGCAGGGGCCGGGCGGCGGTGTGGATATCGTCGCGCGAATGCTCGCGCCGCTGCTCGGCGAGGCGCTGGGGCAGCCGATCGTGGTGGACAACCGGCCGGGGGCCTCGACCAACATCGGCGCGGAGTACGTGGCGCGCGCGGCACCGGACGGCTACACGGTGCTGTTCGGCATCAACCAGACCGCGACCATGAATCCGCACATCTATCCGAAGCTGTCGTTCAACGCACTGACGGACCTGGTACCGGTGACGCAGACCTCCACCGTGGCCTACGTGCTCACGGTCAACAATGAGCTGCCGGTGAAGACGCTGGGCGAACTGGTGGAGTACGCCAGGAAGAACCCGGGCAAGCTCTCCTACGGCAGCTACGGCGCCGGGTCGGCGCATCATCTGCTCACCGAGATGCTCTCCGGCACGGCGGGCATCCAGATGACGCAGGTGCCGTACAAGCAGCCACCGGTGACCGACCTGATCTCCGGCAATATCCAGGTGCTCGTCGACGTCAGCGCCGTGATGCTGCCTTACGTGAAGGCGGGCTCGGTTCGTGGCCTGGCCTACACCGATGCGCAGCGGCACCCCGCCTTTCCCAACCTTCCCACGCTCAGCGAGACCTACCCCCAGCTCGTCATGGTCGGCTGGCACGGCGTGTGGGTGCCCAAGGGCACGCCGCAGCCGATCGTGGACAGGCTGAACAGCGAGTTCCGGAGGATCGTCCAGCTGCCGGAGATCCGCAGGAAGCTCGCCGACTTCAGCGTCCAGGCGACCGGCACCAGCGCGGCCGAGTTCCGCGACATCATCGCGCGCGACTACCAGCGCTGGCGCACGGTCATCCGTGATCGCAACATCCGGATCGACTGA
- a CDS encoding VOC family protein: MPLHYLEHYLLQTSDLARTIDWYERVLLLRRGPTPDFGFPVQWMYIGEKDVLHITHGGAKASDNRKAYLGQQSQALSGTGVIDHVAFRCSGLAEMVEHLRRSGAEFKERQVNDQGLYQVFLFDPNGVKVELNFPMEEARAAGMTAPVSAKHFAYQHVEDDH, from the coding sequence ATGCCGCTTCACTACCTCGAACACTACCTGCTGCAGACCAGCGACCTCGCCAGGACCATCGACTGGTACGAGCGCGTTCTCCTGTTGCGCCGCGGCCCCACGCCCGATTTCGGCTTTCCGGTGCAGTGGATGTACATCGGCGAGAAGGACGTGCTGCACATCACGCACGGCGGCGCCAAGGCATCGGACAACCGCAAGGCGTACCTGGGGCAGCAGTCGCAGGCGCTCAGCGGCACGGGCGTGATCGACCACGTGGCGTTCCGCTGCTCGGGCCTTGCCGAGATGGTCGAGCACCTGCGCCGTAGCGGTGCCGAGTTCAAGGAACGGCAGGTGAACGACCAGGGCCTGTACCAGGTGTTCTTGTTCGATCCCAACGGCGTCAAGGTGGAGTTGAACTTTCCGATGGAAGAAGCGCGCGCCGCCGGCATGACGGCACCGGTGAGCGCCAAGCATTTCGCCTACCAGCACGTCGAGGACGACCACTGA